From the Roseateles sp. XES5 genome, one window contains:
- the ccoG gene encoding cytochrome c oxidase accessory protein CcoG gives MQQNSTTIYNSIERHEAEAVNSAKVRKPLYEKRKKIFPKRAEGRFRQFKWLVMLITLGIYYLTPWIRWDRGPHAPDQAVLVDLAGRRFYFFFIEIWPQEFFFVAGLLVMAGFGLFLVTSAVGRAWCGYACPQTVWVDLFLVVERAIEGDRNARMKLDAGPWTFDKIWKRVSKHVTWLVIAVATGGAWIFYFADAPSLLIDFATLQAPPVAYITVAILTATTYIFGGLMREQVCTYMCPWPRIQAAMLDESSLVVTYNDWRGEPRTRHAKKAIAAGESVGDCVDCNACVVVCPMGIDIRDGQQLECITCALCIDACDNVMDKLGKERGLIAYATLSDYSSNMALATAGATAPVDPKRVRDAEGRFDDRIKHFNWRIIFRPRTLFYFGVWSLAGLALLFALLSRDRLDLNVIHDRNPQFVIESDGSIRNGYAVKLLNMIPEPRVIAVSIEGMPGATMKVVGHDGADGRSVDVPVDPDKVTALRVFVTLPKDRLAEAAEGFQIIAEDRQGHERDVYSANFNTPGAK, from the coding sequence ACCACCATCTACAATTCCATCGAACGCCATGAGGCGGAAGCCGTCAATTCGGCGAAGGTGCGCAAGCCGCTCTACGAGAAGCGCAAGAAGATCTTCCCGAAGCGTGCGGAAGGCCGCTTCCGGCAGTTCAAGTGGCTGGTGATGCTGATCACGCTCGGCATCTATTACCTGACGCCGTGGATCCGCTGGGATCGCGGCCCGCATGCGCCGGACCAGGCCGTGCTGGTCGATCTCGCCGGCCGCCGCTTCTATTTCTTCTTCATCGAGATCTGGCCGCAGGAATTCTTCTTCGTGGCGGGCCTGCTGGTCATGGCGGGGTTCGGCCTCTTCCTCGTCACTTCGGCGGTTGGACGCGCCTGGTGCGGCTATGCCTGTCCGCAAACCGTGTGGGTCGATCTCTTTCTCGTCGTGGAGCGGGCCATCGAGGGCGACCGCAATGCGCGCATGAAGCTCGATGCCGGCCCATGGACCTTCGATAAGATCTGGAAGCGCGTCAGCAAGCATGTCACCTGGCTGGTGATCGCGGTGGCGACCGGCGGCGCCTGGATCTTCTATTTCGCCGATGCGCCGAGCCTGCTGATCGATTTCGCCACGCTGCAGGCCCCGCCCGTCGCCTACATCACCGTCGCCATCCTCACCGCCACGACCTACATTTTCGGCGGCCTGATGCGCGAGCAGGTCTGCACCTATATGTGCCCCTGGCCGCGCATCCAGGCAGCGATGCTGGACGAAAGCTCGCTGGTCGTCACCTATAACGACTGGCGCGGCGAGCCGCGCACCCGTCATGCCAAGAAGGCCATCGCCGCCGGCGAGAGCGTCGGCGACTGCGTCGACTGCAATGCCTGTGTCGTCGTCTGTCCCATGGGCATCGACATCAGGGACGGCCAGCAACTCGAATGCATCACCTGCGCGCTCTGCATCGATGCCTGCGACAATGTCATGGACAAGCTCGGCAAGGAGCGCGGTCTCATCGCCTATGCGACGCTTTCGGACTATTCGAGCAACATGGCGCTGGCGACGGCCGGTGCCACAGCGCCGGTCGATCCGAAGCGCGTGCGCGATGCCGAGGGCCGTTTCGACGACCGGATCAAGCATTTCAACTGGCGCATCATCTTCCGTCCGCGCACGCTGTTCTATTTCGGCGTCTGGTCGCTGGCGGGGCTGGCGCTGCTCTTCGCGCTGCTGTCGCGCGACCGGCTGGACCTCAACGTCATCCACGACCGCAACCCGCAATTCGTCATCGAATCGGATGGCTCGATCCGCAATGGTTATGCGGTGAAGCTGCTCAACATGATCCCCGAGCCCCGTGTCATCGCCGTCTCCATCGAGGGCATGCCGGGCGCGACCATGAAGGTCGTCGGGCACGACGGCGCGGACGGCCGCAGCGTCGACGTGCCTGTCGACCCGGACAAGGTGACGGCGCTGCGTGTTTTCGTCACCCTGCCCAAGGATCGGCTTGCGGAAGCCGCCGAAGGCTTCCAGATTATCGCCGAGGACCGGCAGGGCCACGAGCGCGACGTCTATTCCGCCAACTTCAACACGCCGGGAGCAAAGTGA
- a CDS encoding FixH family protein, whose product MAAERRQQGFVFTGWHMLGVMVLFFGTIITVNLIMAWNASHSWSGLVVQNTYVASQQFNGKVAEAKALAASGIEGSLTIEGGRIAYRVVDAKGAPLIADDVSAVFKRPVDEREDFTLALKPAGQGLFTAERDIARGQWIVDIATKRDGVKVFHQTVRTVVAGGVQ is encoded by the coding sequence ATGGCCGCAGAACGCAGACAACAGGGCTTCGTCTTCACCGGCTGGCATATGCTGGGCGTCATGGTGCTGTTCTTCGGCACGATCATCACGGTCAACCTCATCATGGCCTGGAACGCCTCGCACAGCTGGAGCGGCCTGGTGGTGCAGAACACCTATGTCGCCAGCCAGCAGTTCAACGGCAAGGTCGCGGAAGCCAAGGCGCTTGCCGCGAGCGGCATCGAAGGCAGCCTCACCATCGAAGGCGGCCGCATCGCCTATCGCGTGGTCGATGCCAAGGGCGCGCCGCTGATTGCCGACGATGTCTCGGCGGTCTTCAAGCGCCCGGTGGACGAGCGTGAGGATTTCACGCTGGCGCTGAAACCGGCCGGGCAGGGGCTTTTCACCGCCGAGCGCGACATTGCGCGCGGCCAGTGGATCGTCGACATCGCGACGAAACGCGACGGCGTGAAGGTGTTCCACCAGACGGTTCGCACCGTCGTTGCGGGAGGCGTGCAATGA
- a CDS encoding heavy metal translocating P-type ATPase, with protein MSCCAPGTEGVVEAERARQALPSSEELMLASRPVGEGLRQSDLSVPGVHCGACITTVEGALNALPEVARARVNLSTRRVSVVWKEDVDGRRTDPQAIAAAIRATGYDTHLFSLAAEGDDALRNQLIRAVAVAGFAATNIMLLSVSVWSGAEAATRDLFHWISAFIAGPTLIYAGRFFYQSAWNAVRHGRTNMDVPIALAITLSYAVSLWETLHSAEHAWFDATVSLLFFLLIGRTLDHVMRDRARSAITGLARLSPRGAMVVRPDGTRDYRPVEEIAVGEHLSIAAGERIPVDCRVLAGASDIDRSIVNGESDPLAAGPGTRLEAGAMNLTGSLTVEAVATARNSFLSEVIGLMEAAEGGRARYRRIADRAAQIYSPAVHLLALASFLGWGFYDGDWKHAMLVAIAVLIITCPCALGLAVPVVQVVAAGRLFAGGVMVKDGSAMERLAEIDTAVFDKTGTLTLGKPRLVEREKVNRAHLALAAALAAHSRHPLSMALVGANAGPSPVIEAVTEVAGGGLEAATSQGLLRLGNRAFACGNAATGDDVHGLSEVVLTRDGTVLETFRFEDALRAGAVEAVTALRQDDVEMAILSGDRAPAVARIAGLLGIGRWRAALSPRGKTEAVAERAAAGHRVLMVGDGINDAPALAAAHVSMAPATAADVGRQAADFVFLHESLEAVPFAHETACRAGRLIRQNFALAIGYNVIAVPVAILGHATPLIAAIAMSTSSIIVVVNSLRLRGKLPAFAVRAADEARPVNPLVQAA; from the coding sequence ATGAGCTGCTGCGCCCCCGGCACGGAAGGCGTCGTCGAGGCGGAGCGCGCCCGACAGGCGCTGCCCTCCTCGGAAGAACTGATGCTGGCCAGCCGCCCGGTGGGCGAGGGGCTGCGCCAGAGCGATCTCAGCGTGCCCGGCGTTCATTGCGGCGCCTGCATCACGACGGTCGAGGGCGCGCTGAACGCGCTGCCCGAAGTGGCGCGCGCCCGCGTCAATCTCTCCACGCGCCGCGTCTCCGTGGTGTGGAAGGAAGACGTGGACGGACGGCGTACGGACCCGCAGGCGATCGCCGCCGCCATCCGCGCCACCGGCTACGATACCCATCTCTTCTCGCTCGCCGCCGAAGGCGACGATGCGCTGCGCAACCAGCTCATCCGCGCCGTGGCCGTGGCGGGGTTCGCCGCCACCAACATCATGCTGCTGTCGGTCTCGGTCTGGTCCGGCGCGGAGGCGGCGACGCGTGACCTCTTCCACTGGATCTCCGCCTTCATTGCGGGGCCGACGCTGATCTATGCCGGCCGCTTCTTCTACCAGTCCGCCTGGAATGCGGTGCGCCACGGCCGCACCAACATGGACGTGCCGATCGCGCTCGCCATCACGCTGTCCTATGCCGTTTCGCTGTGGGAGACGCTGCACAGCGCCGAGCATGCCTGGTTCGATGCGACCGTCAGTCTGCTGTTCTTCCTCCTCATCGGCCGCACGCTCGACCACGTCATGCGTGACCGCGCCCGTTCGGCCATCACGGGCCTTGCGCGCCTTTCGCCGCGCGGGGCCATGGTCGTGCGGCCGGACGGCACGCGGGACTATCGCCCCGTCGAGGAGATCGCCGTCGGCGAACATCTGTCCATCGCCGCCGGCGAGCGCATTCCCGTCGACTGCCGGGTTCTGGCAGGCGCCAGCGACATCGACCGCTCCATCGTCAACGGCGAGAGCGATCCGCTGGCCGCCGGGCCGGGTACGCGGCTGGAAGCGGGCGCGATGAACCTCACCGGCTCGCTCACCGTCGAAGCCGTCGCCACCGCGCGCAATTCGTTCCTGTCGGAAGTCATCGGTCTCATGGAGGCGGCCGAAGGCGGCCGGGCGCGCTATCGCCGCATCGCCGACCGCGCCGCGCAGATCTATTCGCCCGCCGTGCACCTTCTGGCGCTCGCCTCCTTCCTGGGCTGGGGCTTCTACGATGGCGACTGGAAGCATGCCATGCTCGTCGCCATTGCCGTGCTGATCATCACCTGCCCCTGCGCGCTCGGTCTTGCCGTGCCGGTGGTGCAGGTCGTCGCGGCCGGCCGTCTCTTTGCCGGCGGCGTCATGGTCAAGGATGGCTCCGCCATGGAGCGCCTCGCCGAGATCGACACCGCCGTTTTCGACAAGACCGGCACGCTGACGCTCGGCAAGCCGCGTCTCGTCGAACGGGAAAAGGTCAATCGTGCGCATCTGGCGCTTGCCGCCGCGCTCGCCGCCCATTCGCGCCATCCGCTTTCGATGGCCCTGGTCGGGGCGAATGCCGGCCCGTCGCCTGTCATCGAGGCGGTCACGGAAGTCGCCGGCGGCGGTCTCGAAGCCGCCACGTCGCAAGGCCTGCTCCGGCTCGGCAACCGCGCCTTCGCCTGCGGCAATGCCGCGACCGGTGACGACGTGCATGGCCTGTCGGAGGTCGTGCTGACACGGGACGGCACGGTGCTGGAAACCTTCCGCTTCGAGGACGCGCTGCGCGCCGGGGCGGTGGAAGCCGTCACGGCGCTGAGACAGGACGATGTCGAGATGGCCATTCTGTCGGGTGACCGTGCGCCTGCCGTCGCCCGTATCGCCGGTCTGCTCGGCATCGGTCGCTGGCGGGCCGCGCTCTCGCCACGCGGCAAGACCGAGGCGGTCGCCGAACGCGCGGCCGCGGGCCATCGGGTCCTCATGGTCGGCGACGGCATCAACGACGCGCCGGCGCTTGCCGCAGCCCATGTCTCCATGGCGCCCGCCACGGCCGCGGATGTCGGCCGGCAGGCGGCGGATTTCGTCTTCCTGCACGAGAGCCTCGAGGCGGTGCCCTTTGCCCATGAGACCGCGTGCCGTGCCGGCCGTCTGATAAGGCAGAATTTCGCCCTTGCCATCGGCTATAACGTCATCGCCGTGCCGGTCGCCATCCTCGGCCATGCCACGCCGCTGATTGCCGCCATCGCCATGTCCACGTCGTCGATCATCGTGGTGGTGAACTCGCTGCGCCTGCGCGGAAAGCTGCCTGCCTTCGCAGTCCGTGCGGCGGACGAGGCCCGTCCGGTCAACCCGCTGGTGCAAGCCGCATGA
- the ccoS gene encoding cbb3-type cytochrome oxidase assembly protein CcoS, with protein sequence MNTLIFLIPIALFLGALGLGAFLWSLKSGQYDDVEGAAWRVLDDGDDRPSR encoded by the coding sequence ATGAACACGCTGATCTTCCTCATTCCCATCGCGCTCTTCCTTGGCGCGCTCGGCCTCGGCGCCTTTCTCTGGTCGCTGAAAAGCGGCCAGTACGACGATGTCGAGGGGGCTGCCTGGCGGGTGCTGGACGACGGCGACGACCGGCCGTCCCGTTGA
- the gndA gene encoding NADP-dependent phosphogluconate dehydrogenase: protein MAQAEIGLIGLGVMGSNLALNIAEKGNTIAVFNRTVARTKEFYEEAGDLKGQIVPCDTIEEFVAAIRPPRPIIIMIQAGAAVDQQMELLRPYLEKNDIMIDAGNANFRDTMRRFDALKDSGLTFIGMGVSGGEEGARHGPSIMVGGTEASWKRVEKVLTSISAKYKDEPCVAWLGENGAGHFVKTIHNGIEYADMQMIAEIYGILRDGLKMSAAEIGEVFGAWNKGRLESYLIEITEKVLAARDPIGGGPMVDMILDKAGQKGTGKWSAIEAQNMGVPATGIEAAVAARSISSFKSEREAAEKILGLPDVPALSVADKAAFIKDLESALLAGKIGAYAQGFAVMSAASKEYNWNLPMPTIAKIWRAGCIIRSQFLDEITSAFTKAPDAANLIVTPAFAAMVKETDAALRRVVSAAALHGLPVPALASALGYFDSYRRGRGTANVIQAQRDFFGAHGFDRLDGADSHHGPWGSGLNG, encoded by the coding sequence GTGGCACAGGCGGAAATCGGGCTAATCGGTCTCGGCGTGATGGGGTCGAACCTTGCGCTCAACATTGCCGAAAAGGGCAACACGATCGCGGTCTTCAACCGCACGGTCGCGCGCACGAAGGAATTCTACGAGGAAGCCGGCGATCTCAAGGGCCAGATCGTGCCCTGCGACACGATCGAGGAATTCGTCGCCGCCATCCGCCCGCCGCGGCCGATCATAATCATGATCCAGGCCGGCGCCGCGGTCGACCAGCAGATGGAACTGCTGCGTCCCTATCTCGAAAAGAACGACATCATGATCGATGCGGGCAACGCGAATTTCCGCGACACGATGCGCCGCTTCGACGCCCTCAAGGATTCCGGCCTCACCTTCATCGGCATGGGCGTTTCCGGCGGTGAGGAAGGCGCACGCCACGGCCCGTCCATCATGGTCGGCGGCACGGAAGCGTCCTGGAAGCGCGTCGAGAAGGTGCTGACCTCGATCTCCGCCAAATACAAGGACGAACCCTGCGTCGCCTGGCTCGGCGAGAACGGCGCCGGCCACTTCGTCAAGACCATTCACAACGGCATCGAATATGCCGACATGCAGATGATCGCCGAAATCTACGGCATCCTGCGCGATGGCCTGAAGATGAGCGCCGCCGAGATCGGCGAGGTCTTCGGCGCCTGGAACAAGGGCCGCCTGGAATCCTATCTCATCGAGATCACCGAGAAGGTGCTCGCCGCCAGGGACCCGATCGGCGGCGGTCCGATGGTCGACATGATCCTCGACAAGGCCGGCCAGAAGGGCACCGGCAAATGGTCGGCCATCGAGGCGCAGAACATGGGCGTGCCGGCAACCGGCATCGAGGCGGCCGTCGCCGCCCGCTCGATCTCCTCGTTCAAGAGCGAGCGCGAGGCGGCCGAGAAGATCCTCGGCCTGCCGGATGTTCCGGCGCTATCGGTCGCCGACAAGGCGGCCTTCATCAAGGACCTCGAAAGCGCGCTGCTCGCCGGCAAGATCGGTGCCTATGCGCAGGGTTTCGCGGTAATGTCCGCGGCCTCGAAGGAATACAACTGGAACCTGCCGATGCCGACGATCGCCAAGATCTGGCGCGCCGGCTGCATCATCCGCTCGCAGTTCCTCGACGAGATCACCAGCGCCTTCACCAAGGCGCCGGATGCGGCCAACCTCATCGTTACCCCCGCCTTCGCCGCGATGGTGAAGGAAACCGACGCGGCGCTGCGCCGCGTCGTCTCGGCGGCGGCGCTGCACGGCCTGCCGGTTCCCGCGCTTGCCTCGGCGCTCGGCTATTTCGACAGCTATCGCCGTGGCCGCGGCACCGCGAATGTCATCCAGGCCCAGCGCGACTTCTTCGGCGCCCACGGCTTCGACCGCCTCGACGGCGCCGACAGCCATCATGGCCCGTGGGGCTCGGGCCTGAACGGCTGA
- a CDS encoding LacI family transcriptional regulator produces the protein MSEGQAGALPPSGERPTLKTIAFMTGLGITTVSRALKDAPDISSETKERVRLVARQIGYQPNRAGVRLRTGKTNVISLILSLEEEIMGLTSPMVVGISEVLAATQYHLVVTPYRTQGNALDPVRYVLETGAADGVIISRTEPKDPRVALMVERNFPFVTHGRTEMGLAHPYHDFDNERFAYEAVRKLVELGRKRLVLLQPPPYLTFYLHMRGGFEKGIRDFGATALPFNAVNLDNSLLDIRNAAEALFSGPDAPDGIVSGSGSGAVALIAALEAKGRRLGRDVDMVSKEPHMFLQWLRPEVVTMREDIRLAGRELAKAVLARIEGRPPEELQTLSYPIPTEDA, from the coding sequence ATGAGCGAGGGCCAGGCGGGGGCGCTTCCGCCCTCCGGTGAGCGGCCGACGCTGAAGACGATCGCCTTCATGACCGGTCTCGGCATCACGACGGTTTCACGGGCGCTCAAGGACGCGCCCGATATCAGCAGCGAAACGAAGGAGCGCGTGCGCCTCGTCGCCCGCCAGATCGGCTACCAGCCGAACCGCGCGGGCGTGCGCCTTCGAACCGGCAAGACCAACGTCATCAGCCTCATCCTCAGCCTGGAAGAGGAGATCATGGGCCTGACGAGCCCGATGGTCGTCGGCATTTCCGAAGTGCTCGCCGCCACGCAGTATCATCTCGTCGTGACACCCTACCGCACGCAGGGCAATGCGCTCGATCCGGTACGCTATGTCTTGGAAACGGGCGCGGCGGACGGCGTGATCATCTCGCGCACCGAGCCGAAGGACCCACGCGTCGCGTTGATGGTGGAGCGCAACTTCCCCTTCGTCACGCATGGCCGCACGGAAATGGGCCTTGCCCATCCCTATCACGACTTCGACAACGAGCGCTTCGCCTATGAAGCCGTGCGCAAGCTGGTCGAGCTTGGCCGCAAGCGGCTGGTGCTGCTCCAGCCGCCGCCCTATCTCACCTTCTACCTGCACATGCGCGGCGGTTTCGAGAAGGGCATCCGCGATTTCGGCGCAACGGCCCTGCCCTTCAACGCCGTCAACCTCGACAACAGCCTGCTCGACATCCGTAATGCGGCCGAGGCCCTGTTCAGCGGCCCCGACGCCCCCGACGGCATCGTCTCCGGCAGCGGCTCGGGCGCCGTCGCGCTCATCGCGGCGCTTGAAGCAAAGGGCCGCAGGCTCGGGCGGGATGTCGACATGGTCTCCAAGGAGCCGCACATGTTCCTGCAATGGCTGCGGCCGGAGGTCGTGACCATGCGTGAGGACATCCGCCTCGCCGGCCGGGAACTGGCCAAGGCCGTGCTCGCCCGCATCGAGGGCCGCCCGCCGGAGGAATTGCAGACGCTGAGCTATCCCATCCCGACGGAGGATGCGTAG
- a CDS encoding ABC transporter substrate-binding protein, whose translation MKTRVMAAALAATVVLPFAVAHATDLEVTHWWTSGGEAAAVAELAKAFDATGNKWIDGAIAGAGGTARPIMVSRITGGDPMGATQFNHGRQAEELVEAGLMRDLTDVATRENWKDVIRPASLLDSCTIDGKVYCAPVNIHSWQWLWLSNAAFEKAGVAVPKTWDEFVAAAPALEKAGIVPLAVGGQAWQSAGAFDVLLLAIGGKDTFYKVFKDKDEAVAAGPDIAKVFKAADDARRMSKGTNVQDWNQATNMVITGKAGGQIMGDWAQGEFALAGQVAGKDYTCLPGLGVTDVIATGGDAFYFPVLEDEAKSKAQEALASTLVSPAAQVAFNLKKGSLPVRGDVDLAAANDCMKKGLDILAKGNVIDWTDQLLSADSQKQKEDLFSEFFANPSMTPEDAQKRFAEIIASAE comes from the coding sequence ATGAAAACTCGTGTGATGGCTGCTGCATTGGCAGCGACCGTGGTCCTGCCGTTCGCCGTCGCCCATGCGACCGATCTGGAAGTGACCCATTGGTGGACGTCCGGCGGGGAGGCCGCGGCGGTCGCGGAACTGGCGAAGGCTTTCGATGCCACGGGCAACAAATGGATCGACGGCGCCATCGCCGGCGCGGGCGGCACGGCGCGCCCGATCATGGTCAGCCGCATCACCGGCGGCGACCCGATGGGCGCCACGCAGTTCAACCACGGCCGCCAGGCCGAGGAGCTGGTCGAGGCCGGGCTGATGCGCGACCTGACGGACGTCGCGACGCGGGAGAACTGGAAGGACGTCATTCGCCCGGCAAGCCTGCTCGATAGCTGCACCATCGACGGCAAGGTCTATTGCGCGCCGGTCAACATCCATTCCTGGCAGTGGCTCTGGCTTTCCAACGCCGCCTTCGAGAAGGCGGGTGTCGCCGTTCCGAAAACCTGGGACGAGTTCGTCGCCGCCGCGCCGGCGCTGGAAAAGGCGGGCATCGTGCCGCTCGCCGTCGGCGGGCAGGCCTGGCAGTCGGCCGGCGCCTTCGACGTGCTGCTGCTCGCCATCGGCGGCAAGGACACGTTCTACAAGGTGTTCAAGGACAAGGACGAGGCGGTTGCCGCCGGCCCCGACATCGCCAAGGTGTTCAAGGCGGCAGACGATGCGCGCCGCATGTCCAAGGGCACCAATGTGCAGGACTGGAACCAGGCCACCAACATGGTCATCACCGGCAAGGCCGGCGGGCAGATCATGGGCGACTGGGCGCAGGGCGAGTTCGCGCTGGCCGGGCAGGTCGCCGGCAAGGACTATACCTGCCTTCCGGGTCTCGGCGTGACCGACGTCATCGCGACCGGGGGCGATGCCTTCTATTTCCCGGTGCTCGAGGACGAGGCGAAGTCGAAGGCGCAGGAGGCGCTGGCCTCCACGCTCGTCAGCCCGGCCGCGCAGGTGGCCTTCAACCTCAAGAAGGGTTCCCTGCCGGTGCGCGGCGACGTCGATCTCGCCGCGGCCAACGACTGCATGAAGAAGGGTCTCGACATCCTTGCCAAGGGCAATGTGATCGACTGGACCGACCAGCTGCTTTCCGCCGACAGCCAGAAGCAGAAGGAAGACCTCTTCTCGGAATTCTTCGCCAATCCCTCGATGACGCCGGAAGACGCCCAGAAGCGTTTCGCCGAGATCATCGCGTCGGCGGAGTGA
- a CDS encoding carbohydrate ABC transporter permease — MTGQVQTGRPSRLLRNISAKIASIPMVLTAVVIFLGGTVWTVVYSFTNSKLLPRAKFVGLDQYERLWDAPRWIVSIQNLAIYGVFTLVFSLVIGFLLAALMDQKIRFENTFRTIFLYPFALSFIVTGLVWQWILNPEFGVQSVVRALGWESFTFDPLYNSEIVIYGVLIAGLWQGTGLVMCLLLAGLRGIDEDIWKAARVDGIPMWRTYLFIVIPMMRPVFITTLVIIASGIVKVYDLVVAQTSGGPGISSEVPAKYVYDYMFQAQNLGQGFAASTMMLVTVAIIIVPWAYLEFGGRKRG; from the coding sequence ATGACGGGCCAGGTACAAACCGGTCGCCCCAGCAGGCTGTTGCGCAATATCAGCGCCAAGATCGCTTCCATTCCGATGGTGCTGACCGCCGTCGTCATCTTTCTCGGCGGCACGGTCTGGACGGTCGTCTATTCGTTCACCAATTCGAAGCTGCTGCCGCGGGCGAAATTCGTCGGCCTCGACCAGTACGAACGCCTGTGGGACGCGCCGCGCTGGATCGTCTCGATCCAGAATCTCGCCATCTACGGCGTCTTCACGCTCGTCTTCAGTCTCGTCATCGGTTTCCTGCTGGCAGCCCTGATGGACCAGAAGATCCGTTTCGAGAACACGTTCCGCACGATCTTCCTCTATCCCTTCGCGCTGTCCTTCATCGTCACCGGCCTCGTCTGGCAGTGGATCCTCAATCCGGAATTCGGCGTGCAGTCCGTCGTGCGGGCGCTGGGCTGGGAGAGCTTCACCTTCGATCCGCTCTACAATTCCGAGATCGTCATCTACGGCGTGCTGATCGCCGGGCTATGGCAGGGCACGGGCCTCGTCATGTGCCTGCTGCTCGCCGGCCTTCGCGGCATCGACGAGGACATCTGGAAGGCCGCGCGCGTCGACGGCATTCCGATGTGGCGGACCTATCTTTTCATCGTCATCCCGATGATGCGGCCGGTCTTCATCACCACGCTCGTCATCATCGCCAGCGGCATCGTCAAGGTCTACGACCTCGTGGTGGCGCAGACGAGCGGCGGGCCGGGCATCTCGTCCGAAGTGCCGGCGAAATATGTCTACGACTACATGTTCCAGGCGCAGAATCTCGGCCAGGGCTTCGCCGCCTCCACCATGATGCTCGTCACCGTCGCCATCATCATCGTGCCCTGGGCCTATCTCGAGTTCGGAGGACGCAAGCGTGGCTGA
- a CDS encoding carbohydrate ABC transporter permease: MADTLSSRTGAEPWGAKPRRTLSGRNIMLYGTLLVAALYYLLPLYVMVVTSMKGMPEIRLGNIFSPPLEITFAPWAKAWASACTGLNCDGLSRGFWNSVRITIPSTLISILVASVNGYALANWKFKGADVFFTILIVGAFIPYQVMIYPIVIVLREMGIYGTLTGLVIVHTIFGMPILTLLFRNYFSSLPEELFKAARIDGAGFWQIYLRIMLPMSLPIFVVAMILQITGIWNDFLFGVVFTRPEYYPMTVQLNNIVNSVQGVKEYNVNMAATLLTGAVPLIVYFVSGRLFVRGIAAGAVKG, translated from the coding sequence GTGGCTGACACCCTCTCTTCCAGGACCGGCGCCGAGCCGTGGGGCGCAAAACCCCGCCGCACGCTCTCCGGCCGCAACATCATGCTCTACGGCACGCTGCTGGTGGCGGCGCTCTACTACCTGCTGCCGCTCTATGTGATGGTCGTCACCTCCATGAAGGGCATGCCGGAAATCCGCCTCGGCAACATCTTCTCCCCACCGCTCGAGATCACCTTCGCACCCTGGGCCAAGGCCTGGGCCAGCGCCTGCACGGGGCTCAACTGCGATGGCCTGTCGCGCGGCTTCTGGAATTCGGTGCGCATCACCATCCCCTCGACGCTGATCTCGATCCTCGTCGCCTCCGTCAACGGCTATGCTCTCGCCAACTGGAAGTTCAAGGGCGCGGACGTCTTCTTCACCATCCTCATCGTCGGCGCCTTCATCCCCTATCAGGTGATGATCTATCCGATCGTCATCGTGCTCAGGGAAATGGGCATCTACGGCACGCTGACCGGCCTCGTCATTGTGCACACCATCTTCGGCATGCCGATCCTGACGCTGCTGTTCCGCAACTACTTCTCCTCCCTGCCGGAGGAGCTGTTCAAGGCGGCGCGCATCGACGGGGCGGGGTTCTGGCAGATCTATCTCCGCATCATGCTGCCGATGTCGCTGCCGATCTTCGTCGTGGCGATGATCCTGCAGATCACCGGCATCTGGAACGACTTCCTCTTCGGCGTCGTCTTCACCCGGCCGGAATATTACCCGATGACCGTGCAGCTCAACAACATCGTCAACTCCGTCCAGGGGGTGAAGGAATACAACGTCAACATGGCCGCGACGCTGCTGACCGGCGCGGTTCCGCTCATCGTCTATTTCGTGTCGGGACGCCTCTTCGTCCGCGGCATCGCCGCCGGCGCAGTCAAGGGGTAA